CGCACGCTGGATCTTCTCGACGGTGCCAGCGGCCGGGATGTGCACGTGCATCCCGGATCCCTCATCGGCGTCGTAGCGGTACGACGCCTCTCCTTCCAGTTCCTCGCGGACCATCGGGATCGAGGCAATGTCGTCTGTGGTGTGGTACTCGTGGATGAACGCCGAAGAATCGAGAACCTGCATCGGACGTCGCCTTCAGTTATGGTTGCACGACGATGTAGTCTTTGACGTCCTGTACGCGCGAGACGGGGATGCGAACGACCGTTTCGTTCTCCTCGTCGGTCCCCGTCTCGAACCCGAGTGCGTTCGGATTGACGTCCTCGTACGGCGAGACGAGCAGGTCGCCGATCGTCCCGGTCTTGACGTTCATTTCCACGTTGTACAGCGCCCCGAGTTGGGCTCCGTCCGCACCCATCACGCCCTTCCCGGAGAGGTCCTCCGCGAGTTCGTCCGGCATACCCCACGCTACTGCGTACTGTTACATAAACGCCACGGGCGGCACGGGGCGGCGAATCCGGTCGAAACTAGAAGCGCCTCGAACGCGAGGCAGTGACAACCGCGTCACGTTGGGACTCGCTCACCAGGGGTCGAAATCGACGTGATCGGCCTCGTCCGCGGATGACGATGGACTTAACTACAGTCCAGCAGTGAGTTACAGTAAGGAATTTCTCCGGGGTGATTCTCTATGTCTGACACCGACGCCGACGCCGCCTCGACAGCCGAATCGAACGCGCTACGGACACCTATCGTCGCCGTTCTCGGCCACGTCGACCACGGCAAGACGACGCTGCTCGATACGATTCGCGGCTCCGCGGTGAGCGAGGGCGAGGCCGGTGCGATCACCCAGCACATCGGCGCGACCGCGGTCCCGCTGGAGACGGTCTCGGAGATGGCGGGCGACCTCGTCGACCCGACCGACTTCGACCTCCCGGGGCTGCTGTTCATCGACACGCCGGGCCACCACTCGTTCACGACCCTCCGCTCTCGCGGCGGCGCGCTCGCCGACATCGCGGTCGTCGTCGTCGACGTCAACGACGGCTTCCAGCCCCAGACCATCGAGGCGCTGGAGATCCTCCAGCGGACGGGCACGCCGTTCGTCGTCGCCGCGAACAAGATCGACACCACCCCGGGATGGAACCCCAACGACGGACGGCCGATCCAGGAGACCTACGAGAAGCAGTCGCAGAACGCCAGGAGCAGACTCGACGAGAACCTCTATGAGATCATCGGCGACCTCTCCGACGAGGGCTTTTCTGCCGATCTGTACTGGCGCGTCCAGAACTTCACGAAGAACGTCGGCGTCGTCCCGCTCTCGGCGATCACGAGCGAAGGGATCCCGGACCTCCTGGCGGTCCTGATGGGGCTCTCTCAGCGCTATATGAAAGAGCAGATGGCCGTCGACGTCACGGGCCCCGGCGCGGGGACGGTGCTGGAGGTCAAAGACGAGCGCGGGTTCGGCGCGACCGTCGACGTCGTCCTCTACGACGGGAGCGTCCGCGCGGACGACGAGATCGTCGTCGGCGGGATCGACGGCCCGATCGTGACCGAGGTGCGCGCGCTCCTACAGCCCCGACCGAACGCGGAGATCCGGGTCGAGAAGCGCTTCGACAAAGTCGATGAGGTCCGCGCCGCCGCGGGGATCAAGATCGC
This portion of the Halobellus litoreus genome encodes:
- a CDS encoding PRC-barrel domain-containing protein, which codes for MPDELAEDLSGKGVMGADGAQLGALYNVEMNVKTGTIGDLLVSPYEDVNPNALGFETGTDEENETVVRIPVSRVQDVKDYIVVQP
- the infB gene encoding translation initiation factor IF-2 translates to MSDTDADAASTAESNALRTPIVAVLGHVDHGKTTLLDTIRGSAVSEGEAGAITQHIGATAVPLETVSEMAGDLVDPTDFDLPGLLFIDTPGHHSFTTLRSRGGALADIAVVVVDVNDGFQPQTIEALEILQRTGTPFVVAANKIDTTPGWNPNDGRPIQETYEKQSQNARSRLDENLYEIIGDLSDEGFSADLYWRVQNFTKNVGVVPLSAITSEGIPDLLAVLMGLSQRYMKEQMAVDVTGPGAGTVLEVKDERGFGATVDVVLYDGSVRADDEIVVGGIDGPIVTEVRALLQPRPNAEIRVEKRFDKVDEVRAAAGIKIAAPELDDAMAGAPIRVVRDRDIEDVIEEVESELAEIQVSTEEEGVVVKADTLGSLEAMANALREAEVPILRAEVGDVAPRDVAVASTANEEKHRVILGFNVDVLSNAETELDESEVKLFEDDVIYQLVEGYENYVDEIERAQQETVLDKIVRPCRFRILEDHVFRQSDPAVVGVEVLSGTLKNNQNVVKWEGNETTRVGQLSGIQEQGEDVSEARAGTRVSVAIDGPTVGRQIEEGDELWIDLPEKHAKILEQELSDDIPADELEALTGYLDKHRKRDPFWGK